The following DNA comes from Terriglobales bacterium.
GGCTCGGATGCCGGGGTGGACGAGCGCGAGGTGGGCGTGACCGAGGCCGAGGTCGGGTACTACACCGGCGAGGGCCTGCTGCTCGAGGACGTGCTGCGCGAGCAGGTGCTGCTGGGGCTGCCGCTCAAGGCGGTTTGCCGCGAGGAGTGCAAGGGGCTGTGCCCGCGCTGCGGGCGTAACCTGAACCTGGAGGCGTGCGCGTGCACCGCTCCCGAGCCCGACCCGAGATGGTCGGAGCTTAAGAACTTGAAAGAGAAGCTGGGCAAGTAGCCCGCAACGAGAGATTTCGAGGTTTTTATGGCGAATCCGAAACGGCGACACTCCAAGGCGCGTACCGCCAAGCGGCGCGCCCACGACTTCCTGACCGCGCACTCCCTCTCCGAGTGCCCCAACTGCCACGAGCGCAAGCTGCCCCACCGCGCCTGTCCCAAGTGCGGGTACTACAAGGGCCGCGAAGTCGTGGAAGTGGAAGAGACCAAGTAGAAGGCGTAAGCTAGGGTCCCCTCCCGGCCTTCGCGGGGAAGGGGGAGGTGGCTGCCACCACGATGCCGACCGTCATAGCCGTCGACGCGATGGGCTCGGACCGCGCCCCCAGGCCGGAGATCGAGGGGGCGATCCTGGCCGCCCGCAACTACGACGTCAAGGTGCTGCTGGTGGGTCCGGAAGCCCTGCTGCGCGCCGAACTCCGCCGCCATCTTTCTTCGCACTTCCTGCCCGTCGAAGTCGTCAACGCCACCGAAGTCATCGGCATGCACGAAAAGGCGGTGAAGGCGGTGCGCTCCAAGCGCGACTCTTCCATGCGGGTGGGGCTGCGGCTGGTGCGCGACGGCAAGGCCGCCGGCTTCGTCACCGCCGGCAACACCGGCGCCGCCATGGCCGCCGCCAAGATGGTGCTGGGGCCGCTGCCGGGGGTGGACCGCCCGGCGCTGGCCGCCGTCTTCCCCACCTCCGAAGGCACCGCCTCCATCCTGCTCGACGTGGGCGCCAACGTGGACTGCCGGCCCCACCATCTGGAGCAGTTCGCCATCATGGGCGAGATCTACGCGCGCGCCATCCTGGGACGCCAGCGCCCGCGGGTGGGCGTGCTCTCCATCGGCGAGGAGGAATCCAAAGGCAACGAGTTGACCCGCGCCGCCCATGCTCTGCTCA
Coding sequences within:
- the plsX gene encoding phosphate acyltransferase PlsX — encoded protein: MPTVIAVDAMGSDRAPRPEIEGAILAARNYDVKVLLVGPEALLRAELRRHLSSHFLPVEVVNATEVIGMHEKAVKAVRSKRDSSMRVGLRLVRDGKAAGFVTAGNTGAAMAAAKMVLGPLPGVDRPALAAVFPTSEGTASILLDVGANVDCRPHHLEQFAIMGEIYARAILGRQRPRVGVLSIGEEESKGNELTRAAHALLKRLPLNFVGNVEGRDLYNGKMDVIVCDGFVGNVALKISEGLVNTVSYLLKESLKATISSQVGFLLSRRAFADFKKRLDYSEYGGAPLLGVKGACIVSHGSSNSNAIKNAVRVAAEFATANLNQKIEAGIAETRNGSRNGEFVAAAAASPEI
- the rpmF gene encoding 50S ribosomal protein L32; amino-acid sequence: MANPKRRHSKARTAKRRAHDFLTAHSLSECPNCHERKLPHRACPKCGYYKGREVVEVEETK